One Babylonia areolata isolate BAREFJ2019XMU chromosome 27, ASM4173473v1, whole genome shotgun sequence DNA window includes the following coding sequences:
- the LOC143301393 gene encoding uncharacterized protein LOC143301393: MTTSATLVLLCALWCAGDAIRCYHCDNDESPSCGNDFKWYQFDAMECSPDTPDGYKCGKQEQLPNADGWVGVIRRCYPLGQLQGINESNGCHRWFNPVLNFTALYCFCDRDFCNAARSHVAPSSTLLFWAALLLALLLPPSSSSSSSCPGRGPDEDFTSGNALLRSSASSPRTVSGRRVAGIKRKSGPEGSVRGPGDRNRKCRAGRFIARFLLRATGSCEAEAEVVTSLRRARPANQGRFVSGGTQRRQP, translated from the exons GGGACGCAATCCGCTGTTACCACTGTGACAACGACGAGTCTCCTTCGTGCGGCAACGACTTCAAGTGGTACCAGTTTGACGCCATGGAGTGCAGTCCAGACACACCGGACGGATACAAGTGCGGCAAGCAGGAGCAGCTACCCAACgcag ATGGCTGGGTGGGCGTCATCCGTAGGTGCTACCCGCTGGGTCAGCTGCAAGGCATCAACGAGAGCAACGGGTGCCACCGCTGGTTCAACCCCGTCCTCAACTTCACCGCTCTCTACTGCTTCTGCGACAGGGACTTCTGCAACGCCGCCCGGAGCCACGTCGCGCCGTCATCCACCCTCCTCTTCTGGGCcgccctcctcctcgccctcctcctcccgccctcctcctcctcctcctcctcctgtccggGAAGAGGCCCTGACGAAGACTTCACCTCGGGAAACGCTCTCCTGCGCTCGTCAGCGTCCTCGCCACGAACAGTGTCTGGGAGGCGTGTAGCCGGGATAAAGCGAAAGTCGGGGCCTGAAGGCAGCGTCCGGGGGCCGGGGGACCGGAACAGGAAGTGCCGTGCTGGCCGCTTCATCGCGCGCTTCCTCCTCCGCGCCACCGGAAGCTGCGAAGCGGAAGCGGAAGTGGTGACGTCCCTCCGTCGGGCTCGTCCTGCAAATCAAGGGCGGTTTGTTTCGGGAGGGACGCAGCGTCGGCAGCCGTGA